The Aspergillus fumigatus Af293 chromosome 5, whole genome shotgun sequence nucleotide sequence AAATCCAGTACCACGACTTCTTCAAGCGGAGTGCAAAGTATCAGTACGGCTATGACAGCTAGCACAGAACAAACGAgccagagcttgatgagtGGGCCGTCGGCGGGCGCATTCAGCGCAACAAGTGCAGGAAGCTATGCCAGGCGAGGACTGACGACCAGTAATGAAAGGCCAAACACAGCCATGGAAACCTTTCGCTCAAGAGGCTTCAGCGATGTTTCACGCATGCCTCGGCCTGAGACACCTCTTACTGGTATATCATACCACTCGAGTCACAACACCTCTCGGCAAGGCGCTTCGTCTGCTATCCCGTGGTCTCAGCCCGCTGCCGATGCCAGCGAATCCACCGCTGTTTTTGGTGGTCTATCCACtccgaaggcgaagaagcagGGGTTTTTCAAGAAGATTTTCGAATCAGCCAAGACCGGTGCCGCTAATGCCAGAAGCAGTATCGCTGTGGGAAACAGTGGTGGATCCTATTCACCTACGAAAGGCAGGGCAATATCTCCGATTAGACGTGACACGACTCGCGACGCAGGGACTGGCACGGTAGACTGGGTGCAGGTTCGACGTGATGTGAATCGAGCAAGCTCGCCGAGCCGCAACGAGCGCATCGAAAGGGCCGAGCGCTGCCAGATGATGGACCACCCCGTAATCTACGCGGTGGAGGAGCTTCACGAGACTGCCGAAGGTGATGAAAGTATTGACGGGCTGCCGATCAGCGAGCCCACCAACTTCAACACGGTCAACTTGAACCTCGTCGATAAAAGTGCTCGGTTTGTCAACAGCCTTCCACCGATGACCAACCCCATGAGCCTTGCGCAGGGCTATGTGTGCCGACCTTACAAGAGCGATGTGCAGAGATTGCGGGCTATCTTCACTTGGGTCAGTGAAAAGATTGCCTGGGACGAGCCCGTAGAAGAGATCGGAATTGACTTGAAACGGATTCTGCAAACGAGACGAGGGAGCCCTCAGGAAGTCGCGTTTCTCGTCAAGGAAATGTGTGCGGCAGTCGGTCTTCATGCTGAAGTAGTGCAAGGGTTTCTCAAAACACCCGGTGAATTGTTCGAGCTGGACAGTCTTTCGCGACCAAACCACTGGTGGAATACAGTCTTGGTGGATGGCGAATGGCGCGTTATCGACTGTGCACTAGCAAACCCGACCAACCCCCGAAGGAACCAGTTCGTAACCAGTGGCTCGTCAACAGCCGAAAGCTGGTATTTCTTGGCACGTCCGCTTGAGATCTGCTATACTCATGTCCCATTGTATCCTGAGGAGCAACACATATGTCCACCCATCTCTCCCGATGTGTTGCTAGCCCTTCCTACAGCGTGCCCACCTTATTTCAAGTTGAACCTGCAGTTTCCAGACTATGATACCAGCCTGATCAGAATTGAAGGTCTGGAGCTTCTGCAAATCCGCCTTCTCGTGCCACCGGACGTGGAATGTGCCGCAGAAGTCGAGGCGCCCGCTTTCGCTCGTGATGCCGACGGTGACTTCTTTGAAAGTGGGGAGGTTATTCGCAAGCGCGCCCTGGTGCAGCCAGACTGGGTCGGCGGTCAGAAGCGCTTCACtgtcaaagctgttttgccTGGCGACGAAGGGCAAGGCACACTCAAAATTTACGCTGGCAAAAAGGGCCTGATGCACTCGAGCAAAGACATTCCCCATCCGCTGGCACTTGCCCTTCCAATAATCCACACTGGCGAGAACCCTCCATATGAGTTTGTCCTACGCCACCCAACGCCTCATGCCCAACGCCACGACTTGTACATCATACAACCTCAGTGCGCGAAACTTGCGATCAACAATACATTCGTGTTTGCGGTGCGGCAGCATCCATCCTCACTCCCTTCCCCGACGAACAGCAGCGATTCGGGTCCCACTGGGCGCGTCTCGCCGTCGATTTTTGCCCGGCCTGCAAGTGCACTCAGTATGGTCTCCAGTTCCGCAGGCGgctcttctgtctctgcagtTTCAAACGAATTCTCGGCCTCTACTTCGGCCATATCGTCCACCAGGTCATCATCCGGGCGGGAAAAACCGGCCAAGCTGGCAATCCAGTCGCCATCGGGCAAGATCCTCCGGCTCACTCGCAAGGCAGATCATATGATCAGCAGCGATTCTTCGGATCCCACCGCTGATGGCAGTGTGTGGGAGACGGTGATCAAGATCGGGGAGCGCGGGACCTGGCGCGGACTCGTCCTCGCCGACCGTGTTGCCCGGTGGTGTGTTTTCTGTGAATGGGAATGTTTCTAGACGCGACAAGCCTTTATATCTTGATATTGTGGATGATCTTTCGTCCAATCTATGAGCCAGATCATGACGtgtggatatggatgaagTGACTATCAGGCGTATTTTCGCATTTCTGGCCAGCTGTTTGTTGtatttctctttttcgcCATGGTTACCATTTGCATTGGCTACACCGGGTCGGAGCATGTCATTTCATCTACTGCATGTggtttctcttttcttcaacatttccatttttttttttgatggGGCTTCTGATGTAAACGTACTCGCGTTTATGTGTTCGGAGTTAATGGGACAATGGTCATGGGGAGCGGTGTTGGCATGTAAGAGtctttttccctcttcttttATCATCCTGTCCATGCATCATCATGTTGTATGAAGTTGAATTGAGCATGCTTGTCGCAGGCGCGGCAAGCCAAATCATAGATTTCTTTTTTGCATGTGCATGTGCAGACCTTTGAGACCTTGGAAATGGAGACCTTGAGAATTGGTCATTGTGTGAAATAAGAAACTCAACATTCAACGGGCAAGGTGGCCAATCATCTCGCCATAAATGTAATCCAGACTCATAGAATCTCTCACTGACCTGTAACGGCACCTCTGACCAACGGCGCGACCTGTTTTCTGCTTTTGGTCACATCGTTCTGAAGCCAGATGCGCCTCCATACCGGGGCATCACTGTTGAAAGCACGCCTGATAGCCTGTGAATAATCTTCAGAGTCGCCCTCGACCGCGTTCCATTCTTGCAGGCCCAGCTGCGGGCCAGCCTGCGCAGTAAACGCTTCCAGCGCATGAACGGTTGCCCCGTTGTGTAGAGCACAAGCGACCAACTCGCGACAGAACTTGCCGTCCTGCGCAGACGAGGTGAACGCCGTCATGACTACCACGATCCCTAGATCGCGGCGCTTTGCAAACGCCTGCAGGGCATCCAGGAACGCCTCGGCGCTGCCTGCTTTTCGTACGATCCATGGAATCGACTTGACTATCGAGCAGAAGCCGATCTGAATGGAAGTCGAGCCCAGTTGGGCCGTCTCGGTCCACTGCTTGTAGTCTCGGCCGAGGATTTCGTCTACGGTGAGTAGATCGAGGCTGTTTTGCTTGGCGTGGAGGATCCGCTCGTAGAACGCATCACGGTCCCAGTTTGAACCAGGTGTAGACTTGCACTGGTCAATTTGTAAGAGCAGGAAGCGTACTGCGTCTGCATCGGCGTCGGTGACTTTGTCCTTGGCGGTAAGGTTGGTCGTGTCAA carries:
- a CDS encoding putative SH3 domain protein (Cyk3); its protein translation is MSPVAPQLPTRFPCWCRAIYSWGGETKRDLGFVEGDLIECLNAGDGQWWMGRLRRDRRMVGLFPSNFVEVLGEDFVPVTRATSPMMPAGRSPITNPTSAPKKQKTVFRKPFQAHKEALAPAELARNATTTTQASSSIPQTPPRNGSSVRSVKPLRTPTTAVKNQSSLSRPPSQHRPSSGGGSPHAPPVADPPPQSPTPARESISRSRPPSRAPSPRLPYDMDLLPPSVPVRHTPLARPPSVHPPSHEISPLQLQEREESPPPPPPPPHRIAVNRRPSMDMDVPMHLDMNDRYATMSRTPSPAAHSDANGNTPSPLRDAMEDVMTSLEDMGLSRGAHSPSPAPVFDNPWSPEAFDSLRDSRPARHGHRPLTSLGFEGEQDHQFRDSQIHRNTMYGHDHYLDGPPQLNNYVQRMESRLRQMQEQSRRGSEDILPPEDAEEPPPPPPKHLAHHGRHTSVPAQYPYLRSQRSGQDLRGDALNRSHTKSSTTTSSSGVQSISTAMTASTEQTSQSLMSGPSAGAFSATSAGSYARRGLTTSNERPNTAMETFRSRGFSDVSRMPRPETPLTGISYHSSHNTSRQGASSAIPWSQPAADASESTAVFGGLSTPKAKKQGFFKKIFESAKTGAANARSSIAVGNSGGSYSPTKGRAISPIRRDTTRDAGTGTVDWVQVRRDVNRASSPSRNERIERAERCQMMDHPVIYAVEELHETAEGDESIDGLPISEPTNFNTVNLNLVDKSARFVNSLPPMTNPMSLAQGYVCRPYKSDVQRLRAIFTWVSEKIAWDEPVEEIGIDLKRILQTRRGSPQEVAFLVKEMCAAVGLHAEVVQGFLKTPGELFELDSLSRPNHWWNTVLVDGEWRVIDCALANPTNPRRNQFVTSGSSTAESWYFLARPLEICYTHVPLYPEEQHICPPISPDVLLALPTACPPYFKLNLQFPDYDTSLIRIEGLELLQIRLLVPPDVECAAEVEAPAFARDADGDFFESGEVIRKRALVQPDWVGGQKRFTVKAVLPGDEGQGTLKIYAGKKGLMHSSKDIPHPLALALPIIHTGENPPYEFVLRHPTPHAQRHDLYIIQPQCAKLAINNTFVFAVRQHPSSLPSPTNSSDSGPTGRVSPSIFARPASALSMVSSSAGGSSVSAVSNEFSASTSAISSTRSSSGREKPAKLAIQSPSGKILRLTRKADHMISSDSSDPTADGSVWETVIKIGERGTWRGLVLADRVARWCVFCEWECF